Genomic window (Streptomyces sp. NBC_00078):
GCACGGTGCTGATCTCACTGACCAACCTGGACGCCGAGGAGCCCGCCGAGGTGACACTCGACCTGCGCGGCGGCTCCGTCGGCGAGCCGACCGGCCGCCTGCTGACCGCGGACCGGCTTCAGGTCCACAACACCGCGCAGACGCCCGAGGCGGTGGCCCCGCGCCCGTTCGACGCGGTGAAGTCAACCGGCCAGGGAATGGTGCTGACGATTCCCCCGCACTCGTTCCTCACCATCCAGGCACCCGTGGCCCACCTGCGCTGAGGCACGCCGCGGGCGTCTGCGCCCACCATCGACCGAGGGTAGACGTGGCAACCATCCAGGACGTGGCGAAGGCCGCCGGGGTCTCGGCGATGACCGTCTCCAATGTCATCAATGATCACCCGAACGTGCGCAGGGCGACGCGGGAGAAGGTCCTCGAGGCGATGGCCCGGCTCGACTACCGCGTCAATCTGGCAGCCCGCAACCTGCGCAAGGGCCGGACCGGCACCATCGGTCTCGCCATTCCGGGGGTCAACAGTGCGTACTACGGCGAGTTGGCTGCCGCCATCGTCGCCGCGGCCGTGCGGTACGACCTGCGGGTGAGCATCGAGCAGACCGGTGCGCTGCGCGAGAACGAACTGGCGGCGCTGTCCCTCTCACGCAACCGGCTGTACGACGGACTCCTCCTCAGCCCCGTGGGCATGGGCTCGGCCCATGCCGAGTGGCTCAACGTCGACTACCCGGTGGTCATCCTTGGTGAGCTGATCATCGGAGGCCCGGTGGACCACGTCGCCATGCCCAATGTCGACGCATCGAGGGCGGCCACGCGCCATCTGATCGATCGGGGCTGCCGGCGCATCGCGATCCTGTGCGGGCCGGTGGGTGAAGAGGTGGACGTGTCCAGCCTGCGCCACACCGGATACCGGCAGGCACTGGAGGATGCCGGTCTGCGGGTGGATCCCGCTCTGACCCAGAGCATGGAAGCGTTCACGATGCGGGCGGGTGCACAGCGCGCCCGGGAGATGGTGGAGAGCGGGCTCGGCTTCGACGGTGCGTTCTGCGTGACGGACACCCTGGCGATGGGCGTGCAGCGCGGCCTCGCCGACGTCGAGGTGCAGGTCCCCGAGCAGGTCAAGGTGATCGGCTTCGACAACGTCGAGAGCAGCGAGTTCCTCGTCCCCTCACTGTCCACCATCGATCCGGATCACGGCGCCATGGCCGAGCGGGCGGTCGCGCTCCTCGCCCGGAGGATCGGCCAGGCCGAGCTCCCGCAGGACCGGGAGGAGTTCGTCAGCCACTTCTCCCTGGTGGTACGGGAGTCGACCGGCGGCTGACCCGGCAGCCGCCTGCCCGACACAGAGCTGCTGACCGGCCATCAGGTTTGGCTGGGAGGACCACTACGACATGCTCAGCGCTTCGGCCGGGCCGTGCTGCCGCGGACGGTGAGGGTCGTGGCGATCTCGGTGCCGCCCTGCTGGACCTCCTCGCGACGGCCGAGGGCGAGCGCCAGTTCGGTCGCGGCGGCTGCCATCTCGTTGAGGGGCTGGTGCACCGTGGTCAGCGGCGGCTCGGCCCATGAGGCGATCGGCAGGTCGTCGAAGCCGACCACGCTCAGGTCGCGGGGGACGGACAGCCCGAGTTCTCCGGCGGCCTGGTAGACGCCGAGCGCCTGCGGGTCGGAGACGGTGACGAAGGCGGTGGGCCGCTCGGGGAGGGCGAGCAGCTCGAGCGCGGCGGCCCGGCCGCCCTCGCGGGTGAAGGGGGAAACGGCCAGCAGCTCGGGATCGGGCGTCAGTCCGTCCTGGGCGAGCGCCGCGAGGAAGCCCGACTGCCGGGGCACGATGACGGGCTGGCCGGTGCCGATGATCATGGCGATGCGGCGGTGCCCCAGGTCCAGCAGGTGCCGCATCGCGGCCTGCCCGCCGCGGAAGCCGGTGGAACCCACGAACGGAACCTCGTCGGGGAGGTCGTCGAGCGGATCGATGATGACGAAGGGAATGCCCGCCGCGGTCAACTGCTCGCGTTCCTCCGGCGAGAGCCGGTTCACCGCCAGGACGCAGTTCGGCCTGCGGCCGGCTGTCTCCTCGATCGAGCGCCCCGGTGGGCCGTCACCGCGGACCTCGGCGACCATCACCACGGCCCGGTGCTTGCGCGCTGCCCGCTCAACCCCGCGGATGACCTCAACCGCCCACAGGCTGTCGAGCTCACGGAAGACCAGCTCCACGACGTTGCTGCGGTTGCCGACCGGCTTGCGGTAGCCGTGGAGGGTGATGAGTTCCTCGACGCGCGCGCGGGTCTTGTCCGAGACGCCGCCGCGCCGGTTGAGCACCTTGGACACGGTCGGAATGGAGACGCCCGCCGATTCCGCGATGTACGCGATCGTGACGGCACCCGGCTCCGCGCCCGCTTCCGCGCCCGCTTCCGCCCGGTCGTCCGTCGCCTTCATGCCGTCCCGTTCGTCGTGCCGCCGTGCTGCCGGGGAGGCGCGGTGCTCTGGCGGACCACCAGTGCGGTGGCGATCTCCACCCCGGTCTGGGGCAGTTCCCCGCCCCGGCCCAGCGCGAGCGCCAGGCCGGCGGCGGTGGCTGCCATCTCCCGCAGCGGCTGGTGCACCGTGGTCAGCGGAGGATCGAGCAGCGCCGCGACCGGCAGATCGTCAAAGCCTACGACGCTCAGATCGCCGGGAATGGACAGCCCCAGCTCCCTGGCGGCCTGGTAGACGCCGAGCGCCTGCATGTCGGAAGCGGCCAAGACCGCGGTCGGCGGGTCGGGGAGCGAGAGCAGCTGCCGTGCGGTCGCATGGCCGTCCTCGAAGGTGATGGGCGTCCAGGGCGTCAGCCCGGGCTCCGGGGACAGGCCGGCCTCGGCCAGCGCGGCGAGGTGGCCGGCCTGCCGGGCCACACAGTAGGGGTGGTCAGGACCGTTGATCATGGCGATGCGGCGGTGCCCGAGCCCCAGCAGGTGCCGCGTCGCCGCTTGGCCGCCGCGGAAGTTCGTGGCGCCGACATAGGGCGTGCCCTGCGACAGCTCGGTGATCGGGTCGTAGACGACGAAGGAGATGCCCCGTGCCGTCAGCCGCTCGAGCGCCGAGGCCGGGAGGGGCCGCACCGACAGGCAGGGGGCTCCGGCGCGCAGGGGCAGCAGCTCACCGGAACGGGCCGCGAATCCGCTCACCACAAGTCCGACCTGCTGCTCCCGCGCGACGGCTTCGATGCCGTGCAGGACCTCCTCGCTCCACATGTTCGTCAGCTCGTGGAAGACCAGCTCGACGAGCTCGCTGTTGTCACCCGGCTGGTCGGCGCCGTGGTGCCGCAGCAGCTCCTCCACGCAGGCGCGGGTGCGCTCCGGCAGGGCGTGGTGGTCGTCCGACGGCGTCGGCGGCTGCGGAGCCGGGAGGTCGGCGGGATCGGTCATGCAGGCGATCGTGATGGAGTTCAGGGTGTCGCCCGGAGCGGCCAGGTCCTCGCCCTCGCCTTTGTCCGTCACATTCGCCTCCTGGTTCACGCCGGTGCGTCCACGACCGCCGCCCTTGCCGGACAGGCCCGGCCGAGGGGCGGCCTGCCTGCCGGGGACATTGTGGCACTTCACGGCACCGGGCGGGGATTGGTTCGCCTGGGCGGGACCTTTCGGCAGGCTTCGAGGGCCGGCGCGCCCTCCTGCTGCGCACACCCGCGCGCCGGACCCGTGGACCGGGCCCGGCGCGCGGGTGTGCCTACTCGGCTGCTAGGCGATGATCGCGTCGACCAGCGAGGCCCAATTTCCCTGTGATGAAGGGTTCTTGGTTCCGGTGACGGTGACCTTGAGGGTGTGGTTCGAGGTCGGGTCGAGTCCGTCGGCGGTGAACACCGGTGCGTTCATCCCCTGGGTGGAGTTGCGGTACAGGTCCACGGAGGTGGCCGCGCCGCCGTCGACGGAGACGCTCATGATGCCCTGACCGTTGTAGGCCGTGGAGTTCAGTGCCACGTAGCTGCCCTTGAAGCTCAGGGTGGCGGTGTCGCCTGCGGTGTTGGACCTTGGCTACGGGTTGGCTAAGGGCTTGCAGATCATTAACGCGTTGTCTTGATCATGCTGCTGGTGTCGCTACTCAGGGCTCGAACCCGAGCCTGGAGCGCAGCGAGGGCAGAGGGCGGAGTGGCCGCCGGCGGGATGACGATGCTGTGCGCCTGCAGAAGCGTCCTGATCTTCAGCAGGGTGCGGTGCATAGCGGTCCGGCTGCTGTCGAACAGCACGGCGAGGGGCTCTGCGGCCAGGGCAGCCCGCAGGTGAAGGACGGCTGCCAGGACCTGGTCGGGGAAGGCGAGCCGGGGCGGGCGGCCGCGCTTGACGTCGCCGTGGAGGGCCAAAGTGTTGGTGAGATCGCTCAGTTGCTGCCGGGACATGCCGGTCAGCGCGGGGTCAGACAGGAAAGCGGGGTCCCACTCCGGGGCCGGTTTGTGCGAAGCCCGGGGTGCTGGGCAGGGCTGGGGGTGCAGGGCATAGTTCCAGTCGCCGTGGAAGGCGTGTCGGGTCAGTGGCAGGGACGCCATCTCCGCGTCGCCGACCTGGACTCCGGTGGGGTAGACGTTGGTGTCCAACTCGGCCATGACACGCAGTCCGGTGCGGGTGGTGGTCGCGGCGATGGACTGGACAATGACTTCATGGCTGGTCAGCGGGCGGCCGCGCCAGTTCATGGTGATGTGCGAGAAGAGCCGGTGCTCGATCTTGTTCCACTTCGATGTGCCCGGCGGCAGGTGGCACACGGTGATCGTCAGTCCTGTTTCGGCCGCGAGCCGGGCGAGTTCGAGCTTCCAGGCCCGGGTGCGGTAGCCGTTCGAGCCGCCCGCGTCGGCGGTGATGAGCAGTCGCGTCGCCTGCGGGTAGGCAGCCCGGCCCTGGCCGCACCACCAGCGGCGGATCGATTCCACCGCGAATGCGGCGGTGTCGTGATCAGTGCCCACGTTGACCCAGCCGGTGTTCGCCGCAAGGTCGTAGATCCCGTACGGGACGGCCTTGCCCAGCTGGGGGTCGGCGAAGTCATGGACGTTCACCGGCGCCGGATCAGCCGCAGGCCGCCACTGGCGGCCGTTGTTCTTGAACTCGCCGACGAGCTCCTTCTTCTTGGTGTC
Coding sequences:
- a CDS encoding LacI family DNA-binding transcriptional regulator, coding for MATIQDVAKAAGVSAMTVSNVINDHPNVRRATREKVLEAMARLDYRVNLAARNLRKGRTGTIGLAIPGVNSAYYGELAAAIVAAAVRYDLRVSIEQTGALRENELAALSLSRNRLYDGLLLSPVGMGSAHAEWLNVDYPVVILGELIIGGPVDHVAMPNVDASRAATRHLIDRGCRRIAILCGPVGEEVDVSSLRHTGYRQALEDAGLRVDPALTQSMEAFTMRAGAQRAREMVESGLGFDGAFCVTDTLAMGVQRGLADVEVQVPEQVKVIGFDNVESSEFLVPSLSTIDPDHGAMAERAVALLARRIGQAELPQDREEFVSHFSLVVRESTGG
- a CDS encoding LacI family DNA-binding transcriptional regulator, whose protein sequence is MKATDDRAEAGAEAGAEPGAVTIAYIAESAGVSIPTVSKVLNRRGGVSDKTRARVEELITLHGYRKPVGNRSNVVELVFRELDSLWAVEVIRGVERAARKHRAVVMVAEVRGDGPPGRSIEETAGRRPNCVLAVNRLSPEEREQLTAAGIPFVIIDPLDDLPDEVPFVGSTGFRGGQAAMRHLLDLGHRRIAMIIGTGQPVIVPRQSGFLAALAQDGLTPDPELLAVSPFTREGGRAAALELLALPERPTAFVTVSDPQALGVYQAAGELGLSVPRDLSVVGFDDLPIASWAEPPLTTVHQPLNEMAAAATELALALGRREEVQQGGTEIATTLTVRGSTARPKR
- a CDS encoding substrate-binding domain-containing protein, with protein sequence MTDKGEGEDLAAPGDTLNSITIACMTDPADLPAPQPPTPSDDHHALPERTRACVEELLRHHGADQPGDNSELVELVFHELTNMWSEEVLHGIEAVAREQQVGLVVSGFAARSGELLPLRAGAPCLSVRPLPASALERLTARGISFVVYDPITELSQGTPYVGATNFRGGQAATRHLLGLGHRRIAMINGPDHPYCVARQAGHLAALAEAGLSPEPGLTPWTPITFEDGHATARQLLSLPDPPTAVLAASDMQALGVYQAARELGLSIPGDLSVVGFDDLPVAALLDPPLTTVHQPLREMAATAAGLALALGRGGELPQTGVEIATALVVRQSTAPPRQHGGTTNGTA
- a CDS encoding ISAzo13 family transposase produces the protein MRIPDEICAQVTMKFGVLFPHLDERQRRLLMAAEARALGHGGVRAVARSASVSETTVRKGVSELEAGEEPLGRVRRPGGGRKRVADLDPGLRPALLALVEPDERGDPMSPLRWTVKSTRTLAQELSRTGHKVSANTVADLLREEGFSLQANAKTIEGSQHPDRDAQFRYLNEQARDHRDAGQPVISVDTKKKELVGEFKNNGRQWRPAADPAPVNVHDFADPQLGKAVPYGIYDLAANTGWVNVGTDHDTAAFAVESIRRWWCGQGRAAYPQATRLLITADAGGSNGYRTRAWKLELARLAAETGLTITVCHLPPGTSKWNKIEHRLFSHITMNWRGRPLTSHEVIVQSIAATTTRTGLRVMAELDTNVYPTGVQVGDAEMASLPLTRHAFHGDWNYALHPQPCPAPRASHKPAPEWDPAFLSDPALTGMSRQQLSDLTNTLALHGDVKRGRPPRLAFPDQVLAAVLHLRAALAAEPLAVLFDSSRTAMHRTLLKIRTLLQAHSIVIPPAATPPSALAALQARVRALSSDTSSMIKTTR